A stretch of the Aegilops tauschii subsp. strangulata cultivar AL8/78 chromosome 4, Aet v6.0, whole genome shotgun sequence genome encodes the following:
- the LOC109739926 gene encoding uncharacterized protein: protein MAGSMQAADAAGRISALLSLLALRRILAVLQPLLLLLLLPFRWRAARQGDAASSAADAVVSASASSGKKAKAAVVLRVPAVCSRRQALARREAAMRRAREAGRDYELIPTARGETLFTQSWWPHASSVKPRALVLVMHGLNEHSGRYDHLAKRLNAMDVKVYGMDWTGHGGSDGLHGYVQSLDLAVQDMKMYLKKISAENPGVPCFCFGHSTGGGIILKAVLDPEVDALVNGIILTSPAVRVQPAHPVVAALAPVFALIAPRYQFTGSSKNGPAVSRDPEALRVKYSDPLVFTGSIRVRTGYEILRLTAYLQQHLRRVTVPLLVLHGADDMVTDPEGSRRLHREASTPDKAIRLYDGLLHDLLIEPEKEVVLGDIVDWLSPRI, encoded by the exons ATGGCCGGGAGCATGCAGGCGGCGGACGCGGCGGGGCGGATCAGCGCGCTGCTGTCGCTGCTCGCGCTGCGCCGGATCCTCGCCGTGCTCCAGCCCTtgctcctgctcctgctcctgcCCTTCCGCTGGCGGGCGGCGCGCCAGGGGGACGCCGCCTCGTCCGCGGCGGACGCCGTCGTCTCGGCCTCCGCCTCCTCCGGGAAGAAGGCCAAGGCCGCCGTCGTGCTGCGGGTGCCCGCCGTCTGCTCGCGGAGGCAGGCCCTCGCCCGCCGCGAGGCCGCCATGCGCCGCGCCAGGGAGGCCGGGCGGGACTACGAGCTCATCCCCACCGCCCGCGGCGAGACGCTCTTCACGCAGTCCTGGTGGCCGCACGCCTCCTCCGTCAAGCCCAG GGCGCTTGTTCTTGTCATGCACGGGTTGAACGAGCACAG TGGGAGGTATGATCATCTGGCCAAACGGTTGAACGCCATGGATGTCAAGGTTTATGGCATGGATTGGACTG GCCATGGTGGAAGTGATGGTCTCCATGGATACGTCCAATCTCTTGATCTTGCTGTCCAGGACATG aaaatgtATCTGAAGAAGATCTCAGCCGAGAACCCTGGCGTCCCATGCTTCTGCTTTGGGCACTCCACCGGTGGAGGCATCATCCTCAAG GCTGTGCTTGATCCGGAGGTCGATGCTCTTGTCAATGGCATCATCCTTACATCGCCGGCTGTCCGTGTTCAACCCGCGCATCCTGTCGTTGCG GCGCTTGCCCCAGTTTTCGCCCTGATAGCGCCTCGGTACCAGTTCACGGGTTCGAGCAAGAACGGGCCGGCGGTGTCGCGCGACCCGGAGGCGCTGAGGGTCAAGTACTCGGACCCGCTGGTGTTCACGGGGTCCATCCGGGTGCGCACCGGCTACGAGATCCTCCGGCTCACGGCGTACCTGCAGCAGCACCTGCGCAGGGTCACGGTGCCGCTGCTGGTGCTGCACGGCGCCGACGACATGGTGACCGACCCGGAGGGCTCGCGCCGGCTGCACCGGGAGGCCTCCACCCCGGACAAGGCCATCCGGCTCTACGACGGCCTGCTGCACGACCTGCTCATCGAGCCCGAGAAGGAGGTGGTGCTCGGCGACATCGTGGACTGGCTGAGCCCCAGGATCTGA
- the LOC109739927 gene encoding uncharacterized protein has translation MTPPSPSLFLLDPFVGTYLPGGETADNKKTLLSSGAKRAFGFPADLDCDALMRGLALEADLAGAPDLSRLTLRGVRPFSTCIHAVDKNLIIMITSFPQVYPRGIYLIYNAIDRSLLMIPSAPSTPPSVLTSRVLVARRRDDDISSYALVFPGTVYDIGCPGRQPVLFVSGSSSKSQWEIAKFTNFPDHLLAEKSSFLAEDVFSHRGRGYWVDLLLGGMYCDCGDVFSSQRYMDAHSLDLPVGCERYLGCRDYIPEPRAFRAVGCVGDSIKFVSITGFLERVDLVDDRMVRVWRLKEDMSWDVDYELKLGSLREEGAFKGNRLPTSMAPMYPFLNIQEDRVIYFALGEYIYQDPEFCFPSTPSFWVRVDMSSKTFNCTPLSLTDASIGCLLALSGNAEGKLAWTSQPSQLLKPCPVS, from the coding sequence ATGACTCCGCCCTCGCCTTCCCTTTTCCTCCTGGATCCCTTCGTGGGCACGTATCTCCCCGGCGGCGAAACAGCCGACAACAAGAAGACTTTGCTGTCCTCTGGAGCCAAGAGGGCGTTCGGGTTCCCTGCGGACCTCGATTGCGATGCGCTCATGCGGGGCCTGGCGCTAGAAGCAGACCTTGCTGGTGCGCCAGATCTGTCCCGCCTGACCCTCCGAGGCGTCCGCCCGTTCTCCACTTGTATCCATGCCGTCGACAAGAACCTGATTATCATGATAACTTCCTTTCCTCAAGTTTACCCCCGGGGTATCTATCTCATCTACAACGCAATTGACAGATCGCTCCTCATGATCCCGTCTGCGCCCAGCACACCCCCTTCCGTCCTTACGTCCCGTGTTCTTGTGGCGCGCCGCCGGGACGACGACATCAGCTCCTACGCCCTGGTCTTTCCCGGGACCGTCTACGACATAGGCTGTCCTGGACGGCAGCCTGTTCTCTTCGTGTCGGGATCCTCATCTAAGTCTCAGTGGGAGATTGCGAAGTTCACTAATTTCCCCGACCATCTGCTCGCTGAGAAAAGCTCTTTCCTTGCCGAAGATGTGTTCTCCCACCGTGGCCGTGGTTACTGGGTGGATCTCTTGCTTGGTGGCATGTACTGTGACTGCGGTGATGTGTTCTCCAGCCAGCGTTACATGGACGCCCACTCCTTAGACCTCCCTGTGGGGTGCGAGAGATACTTAGGCTGTAGAGATTACATACCAGAGCCGAGGGCCTTTCGAGCTGTGGGCTGTGTTGGGGACTCCATCAAGTTTGTCTCCATCACCGGCTTCCTTGAGCGTGTGGATCTTGTGGATGACCGCATGGTGAGGGTCTGGAGACTCAAGGAAGATATGAGTTGGGATGTAGACTACGAGCTCAAGCTGGGGAGCCTGCGTGAAGAGGGGGCTTTCAAAGGGAACCGCCTGCCGACCTCCATGGCACCCATGTACCCCTTCCTCAACATACAGGAAGACCGTGTCATATACTTTGCACTGGGTGAGTACATCTACCAGGACCCGGAGTTCTGCTTTCCATCCACGCCAAGCTTTTGGGTCCGTGTTGATATGAGCAGCAAGACTTTCAACTGCACACCTCTCTCTCTGACGGATGCCAGCATTGGCTGTCTTCTTGCTCTCTCCGGCAATGCTGAGGGCAAGCTTGCTTGGACTTCCCAGCCAAGCCAACTTCTGAAGCCATGTCCTGTTAGTTAG